One part of the Paraglaciecola sp. L3A3 genome encodes these proteins:
- a CDS encoding family 16 glycosylhydrolase encodes MSSCVTNNQMLADKAEAPAEQQYPTPPKGKEWVAIREHSDEFNASQLDKTKWQAKHPFWEGRDSYFTPSNVSVADGFLRLKSTLMNSNGEVKKENISSAIIASNNPTYGPGYYEARIKSSDLSMTTAFWFQGKYSEIDVIENIGRPSNEESRGIESTMKINTHYYPDGWDKDIDSPIDVELGLKTREGFHNFGVWWREDNTSWYYFNGVKVAEAKHGGPFNEKMYLYFDTEVFAWHGWPTKESLLDPNKNTVLVDWVRAWQLKNVTK; translated from the coding sequence ATGTCTTCATGCGTTACCAATAATCAGATGCTAGCTGACAAAGCCGAGGCCCCAGCTGAACAACAGTATCCTACCCCTCCAAAGGGTAAAGAATGGGTAGCTATTCGTGAACATTCAGATGAGTTTAATGCTAGCCAGCTTGATAAAACAAAGTGGCAAGCGAAACACCCATTTTGGGAAGGCCGAGATAGTTACTTTACACCTAGCAATGTATCAGTTGCTGACGGTTTTTTACGATTAAAATCGACCTTGATGAACAGTAACGGTGAAGTTAAAAAAGAAAATATAAGTTCTGCAATTATCGCTTCCAATAACCCTACATATGGTCCAGGTTATTATGAAGCACGTATTAAGTCTTCTGATTTATCTATGACCACTGCATTTTGGTTTCAAGGTAAATATTCTGAAATCGATGTAATTGAAAATATTGGCCGCCCTAGTAATGAAGAAAGCCGTGGCATTGAAAGCACTATGAAAATCAATACCCACTATTACCCTGATGGTTGGGATAAAGATATAGATTCGCCTATTGATGTAGAGCTGGGGCTGAAAACTCGTGAAGGATTTCACAACTTTGGCGTGTGGTGGCGTGAGGATAATACCAGCTGGTATTATTTTAACGGAGTAAAAGTCGCTGAAGCTAAACATGGTGGACCGTTCAATGAAAAAATGTATCTATATTTCGACACTGAAGTGTTTGCTTGGCATGGTTGGCCCACTAAAGAATCTTTGCTAGACCCTAATAAAAATACAGTATTAGTTGATTGGGTTCGAGCTTGGCAGCTTAAAAACGTTACTAAATAA
- a CDS encoding arylsulfatase → MMILAKPYWLLLILFVVLGCSVKDTKTSQSKQSQQKPNVIFILADDLGYGDIGAYGQQKIKTPNIDKLALEGIKFNQHYAGSPVCGPSRASLLTGMHTGHSKVRGNPRWTNSGKPVELGESDITVGDVFKSAGYNTAIIGKWAMADAKETNIEAMPSSKGFDYFFGFKTHKEAHHYYWHRLFKNNEPYILTENDFAQKKGKYTHDLFTDQALNFVDKNKDDPFFLYLAFTIPHLELTVPEDSKKPYQILDWPKRKMNTKGHYKNDEEGHTAYAGMVSRMDRDIGVLMDKLKSLGIDDNTLVIFTSDNGHEYDRLKQPFFNSNGPFRGMKRDLYEGGIRMPFIARWPNKIQQNTETNHVSAFWDFMATACDITKVDECPSSDGISYLPTLLSQDKQVKHDFLYWEFNERKGPIQAVVQDNWKLIKNSKGLELYDLSQDKAESNNLIHAQPALAVKLLTKLEGARTPHPEFTLQQLTP, encoded by the coding sequence ATGATGATTTTGGCTAAACCATACTGGTTATTATTAATACTTTTTGTGGTACTTGGTTGCAGCGTAAAAGACACTAAAACTTCTCAATCGAAGCAATCTCAGCAAAAGCCCAATGTTATATTTATTTTGGCTGATGATTTGGGGTATGGAGATATTGGTGCTTACGGACAACAAAAAATTAAAACGCCTAATATTGATAAATTAGCTTTAGAGGGCATCAAGTTTAACCAACATTATGCTGGCTCTCCTGTTTGTGGGCCTTCTCGTGCTTCATTATTAACGGGGATGCATACCGGACATAGTAAGGTGAGGGGTAATCCTAGATGGACAAATTCAGGCAAACCAGTTGAATTAGGTGAGTCAGATATTACGGTTGGAGATGTGTTCAAATCAGCGGGCTATAACACTGCTATTATTGGCAAGTGGGCTATGGCCGATGCCAAAGAAACAAATATTGAAGCCATGCCTAGTAGTAAAGGTTTTGACTACTTTTTTGGCTTTAAGACACATAAAGAAGCTCATCATTATTATTGGCATAGGTTATTTAAAAACAACGAACCTTATATTTTAACTGAAAATGATTTTGCCCAGAAAAAAGGTAAATACACCCATGATTTATTTACCGATCAAGCGCTAAATTTTGTCGATAAAAATAAAGATGATCCTTTCTTTTTATACCTAGCTTTTACCATCCCACACTTAGAACTCACAGTGCCTGAAGATTCAAAAAAACCATATCAAATTCTCGATTGGCCAAAACGAAAAATGAATACTAAAGGCCATTATAAAAATGATGAAGAAGGTCATACTGCTTACGCTGGTATGGTATCAAGAATGGACAGGGATATTGGTGTGTTGATGGATAAACTTAAATCTTTGGGCATAGACGACAACACACTGGTTATTTTTACTAGTGATAACGGCCATGAATATGATCGATTAAAGCAGCCTTTTTTTAATAGTAACGGGCCTTTCAGAGGCATGAAACGTGATTTATACGAAGGAGGAATTCGTATGCCTTTTATTGCACGTTGGCCTAACAAGATTCAACAGAATACTGAAACTAATCACGTCTCAGCATTTTGGGATTTTATGGCCACGGCATGTGATATCACAAAGGTCGATGAGTGCCCTAGTTCAGACGGTATTTCTTATCTTCCCACTTTGTTAAGCCAAGATAAGCAAGTCAAGCACGACTTTTTATACTGGGAATTTAATGAAAGAAAAGGCCCAATTCAGGCTGTTGTTCAGGATAATTGGAAATTAATCAAAAATAGCAAAGGGCTGGAACTCTATGATTTGTCGCAAGATAAAGCAGAGTCTAATAACCTAATACATGCGCAACCCGCATTGGCAGTCAAACTGCTGACAAAACTCGAAGGCGCAAGAACTCCTCATCCAGAGTTTACTTTACAACAACTTACTCCTTAA
- a CDS encoding L-lactate permease — protein sequence MFLLVSAYFPIILLIYLMTKKNNWAANKALPLCALFSYLLMLFVFNFTADVVNASLVSGILLALTPIMIIAGAIFLFRCMEVTGALEIIRNWLNNISHNAVAQLMIVAWAFAFLIEGASGFGTPAAIAAPILVGLGFPALRVAICCLILNTIPVTFGAVGTPIWFGLAMTDLTPLLLQDVAWKSALINTVAAPFVVIAALAFVVEDKRQLRQNLLFIILSTFACTLPYLLLSAISVEFPSLVGGLIGLILTLLLAKFNIGLSSNNLAPHAAVDVPLFILLKASFPLWGTVLLLVVTRIPDLGIKSLLQLTAPAWQLSLGTLGDFSISAALVLKLEHILQTNITWQHNLLYVPSIIPFVFMGSLTLLWFKNSSLASVFNYTKSSMQKPVIALMGALVFVNMMMLGGEHSAVNLIGQNLASLSGEYWGFFAPFLGALGSFFSGSATISNLTFAGIQQSIATDLNLNVTTILALQSVGAAMGNMICINNIVAVTSILALHNSEGYILKRSMLVVVLYGIIAGLMGLLLY from the coding sequence ATGTTTTTGCTTGTAAGTGCTTATTTTCCGATCATCTTATTGATTTATTTAATGACAAAAAAGAACAATTGGGCCGCCAATAAAGCTTTACCTCTTTGCGCTTTGTTTTCTTATTTGTTGATGTTATTTGTCTTCAATTTTACAGCTGATGTGGTTAATGCTTCTTTAGTGAGTGGTATATTATTGGCCTTAACGCCGATTATGATTATAGCTGGTGCTATTTTTTTATTTCGTTGTATGGAAGTTACCGGCGCACTTGAGATTATTCGTAATTGGTTAAACAACATCAGTCATAATGCTGTGGCGCAACTGATGATTGTTGCTTGGGCTTTTGCTTTTCTAATAGAAGGCGCTAGTGGTTTTGGTACACCCGCAGCCATTGCCGCGCCAATCTTAGTTGGCTTAGGGTTCCCAGCTCTTAGGGTTGCTATATGTTGTCTTATTTTAAATACTATCCCCGTGACATTTGGCGCAGTTGGCACCCCTATTTGGTTTGGCTTAGCGATGACAGACCTCACTCCCTTGTTATTACAAGATGTAGCATGGAAATCTGCGCTAATTAATACAGTTGCTGCCCCCTTTGTTGTCATTGCCGCGCTGGCATTTGTGGTAGAGGATAAACGCCAACTTAGACAAAACTTGCTATTTATTATTCTGTCGACTTTTGCCTGTACTTTACCTTATCTATTACTCAGCGCTATCTCTGTGGAGTTTCCATCGTTAGTGGGTGGTTTGATTGGATTAATTTTAACTTTGCTATTGGCTAAATTTAATATTGGCCTAAGTAGTAATAATTTGGCTCCACATGCTGCAGTTGATGTGCCCCTATTTATATTGTTAAAAGCAAGCTTTCCGTTATGGGGAACTGTATTGCTTTTAGTGGTGACTAGGATCCCTGATTTAGGCATTAAAAGTCTGTTACAACTTACCGCACCTGCTTGGCAGCTAAGCCTTGGAACGCTAGGTGACTTTAGCATCAGCGCTGCTCTGGTGTTAAAACTAGAGCATATATTACAGACCAATATTACTTGGCAGCATAACTTGTTATATGTGCCATCAATTATCCCCTTTGTTTTTATGGGTAGCTTAACTCTGTTATGGTTTAAAAATAGCTCACTAGCATCTGTCTTTAATTACACTAAAAGTAGTATGCAAAAGCCGGTTATTGCCCTAATGGGGGCATTGGTCTTTGTCAACATGATGATGCTTGGCGGTGAACATTCTGCGGTAAACCTAATCGGCCAAAATTTAGCGAGTTTAAGTGGCGAATACTGGGGCTTTTTTGCGCCGTTTTTAGGGGCATTAGGTTCGTTTTTTTCTGGCTCAGCAACTATATCTAATTTAACTTTTGCGGGTATTCAACAATCTATCGCCACAGATCTTAATTTAAATGTCACTACAATATTGGCTTTACAGTCGGTAGGTGCTGCTATGGGCAACATGATATGTATCAATAATATTGTGGCAGTAACCTCAATTTTGGCGTTACATAACAGCGAAGGTTATATATTAAAACGTAGTATGTTGGTAGTGGTACTCTACGGAATAATTGCTGGTTTAATGGGATTGTTATTGTATTAG
- a CDS encoding YHYH protein: protein MNRIKVVPQNFFVNKGLLVLLLLCLGLSACGGGSTAADPAIDVPVEPTPDPTPTPTVPDAKNILLIISDDQGLDASAQYAYSNDIPSTPKLDQLASAGIVFDNAWATPACTTSRANLITGKFGVNSGVTYVPAELNTDHQVLQQYLATHVATQNYVSAVFGKWHLAGASKQANHPNEVGLDYYAGNLGNVDDYYNWQLTTNGVNETSDVYHTTKITDLAADWIRQQSHPWFVWLAYSAPHAPFHLPPASLHNRALSGTSEDINGHPRQYYLAAIEAMDAEIARLIDGLDDDVRNNTVIIFVGDNGTPSRVIDTAVFNQNHGKNTLYQGGVAVPLIISGAGVTRQNERENALVTVTDLYATIGQIAGIEQSSVHDSTSFAALLDDATASTNNMIFTQFESAATTGVTVRNDTYKLIQFAGGDRELYQLSQNVDETNNIINDASVANTLTALSQFADSIVDSTVTQPINITNATLANGSGNCADYVAEYTANATDVANDRAFIGDLQITVSDNKCVFSSNAIPNHDFNDGGTAFPNTVSAQNARFEISNAPQIAASTTSLSLDVDNAILLNGVKVDLLAAGCFGVGNGKIGCNDISTPWRYDPMHPANGFNVDSHNAHAQPDGTYHYHGSPFALFADNDTQASPVIGFAADGFPIYGSYFADQTSIRKAQSSYRLKSGARSSAAGDPGGNYDGAFRDDYEYVEGLGDLDACNGMTINGVYAYYITDNYPYVLACFSGTPDLSFNKGG, encoded by the coding sequence ATGAATAGAATAAAAGTAGTGCCGCAAAATTTTTTTGTTAACAAGGGGTTGCTAGTTTTGTTGTTACTCTGTCTAGGTTTGTCAGCTTGTGGTGGTGGCAGTACTGCAGCAGATCCTGCGATTGATGTGCCCGTTGAGCCGACTCCAGATCCTACACCAACCCCCACTGTTCCTGATGCAAAAAATATATTACTGATCATTTCTGATGACCAAGGTTTAGATGCCTCCGCACAATACGCTTATAGCAATGACATACCCTCAACACCTAAACTCGACCAATTGGCTAGTGCCGGGATCGTGTTTGATAATGCTTGGGCGACGCCGGCATGTACTACATCACGAGCTAATCTTATTACCGGAAAATTTGGCGTAAATTCTGGGGTAACTTATGTTCCAGCAGAGTTAAATACTGATCATCAGGTTTTGCAACAATACCTAGCAACGCATGTCGCTACACAAAACTATGTTTCTGCTGTGTTTGGTAAATGGCATTTGGCAGGCGCCAGCAAACAAGCCAATCATCCCAATGAAGTAGGCTTAGACTATTATGCTGGAAACTTAGGCAATGTTGACGACTATTACAATTGGCAGCTCACCACCAATGGAGTGAATGAGACAAGTGATGTGTATCATACAACGAAAATTACTGATTTAGCTGCAGACTGGATAAGACAACAAAGCCACCCTTGGTTTGTTTGGCTAGCCTATTCAGCCCCCCACGCGCCATTTCATTTACCCCCAGCTAGTTTGCACAACCGAGCATTGTCAGGTACTAGCGAGGATATAAATGGTCATCCTCGACAATACTACTTAGCGGCTATTGAAGCTATGGACGCAGAAATTGCAAGATTAATTGATGGCCTAGATGATGATGTTCGCAACAATACCGTCATCATATTTGTCGGCGATAATGGTACTCCTAGTCGTGTTATTGATACTGCGGTGTTTAATCAAAACCACGGAAAGAACACTTTGTATCAAGGTGGCGTGGCGGTGCCTTTAATTATTTCTGGGGCGGGCGTAACACGACAGAATGAACGTGAAAATGCCTTGGTTACCGTGACTGACTTATATGCAACTATAGGCCAGATTGCCGGCATTGAGCAAAGCTCAGTCCATGATAGTACTAGTTTTGCAGCTTTATTAGATGATGCCACGGCCAGCACCAATAACATGATATTTACTCAATTTGAATCGGCTGCTACCACAGGTGTAACGGTTAGAAATGACACATACAAATTAATTCAATTTGCTGGTGGTGACCGTGAACTGTATCAGCTCAGTCAAAATGTAGACGAGACAAATAACATCATAAACGATGCTAGTGTGGCCAATACCCTAACTGCGCTTAGCCAATTTGCCGATAGTATTGTCGATAGTACTGTTACTCAACCAATCAATATCACTAATGCAACACTCGCCAATGGCAGCGGAAACTGTGCTGATTATGTTGCTGAATACACAGCAAATGCGACAGACGTGGCCAATGACCGAGCTTTTATTGGTGATTTACAAATCACTGTCAGCGACAACAAATGTGTGTTCAGCAGTAATGCCATTCCCAACCACGACTTTAATGATGGTGGTACTGCTTTTCCTAATACTGTATCTGCACAAAATGCGCGCTTTGAAATAAGCAATGCGCCGCAAATTGCTGCCAGTACAACATCCCTCAGTTTAGATGTAGATAACGCGATTTTATTGAATGGTGTAAAAGTAGATCTGCTTGCTGCAGGCTGTTTTGGTGTAGGTAATGGCAAAATTGGTTGTAACGATATATCGACTCCATGGCGGTACGACCCTATGCACCCGGCTAATGGTTTTAATGTCGATAGCCATAACGCCCATGCCCAACCAGATGGCACTTACCATTATCATGGCTCACCATTTGCGCTATTTGCTGATAACGATACCCAAGCCTCACCAGTTATAGGGTTTGCTGCAGACGGTTTTCCCATTTATGGTTCGTACTTTGCAGACCAAACAAGTATACGTAAAGCCCAATCCAGTTACCGTTTAAAGTCAGGGGCACGATCTTCTGCAGCGGGTGACCCAGGTGGTAACTATGACGGTGCTTTTCGAGACGACTATGAATATGTTGAAGGCTTAGGGGATTTAGATGCATGCAACGGAATGACTATAAACGGCGTTTACGCCTATTACATTACCGATAACTACCCTTATGTACTGGCATGTTTTTCGGGAACACCTGACCTTAGTTTTAATAAAGGTGGGTAA
- a CDS encoding acyltransferase, producing MLYKLESWRGMAAIAVVLFHSPFNYYNDKISFINNSYLFVDLFFILSGFVMSFVYTAKIREGGLSFLEFSFLRLARLYPLHLFMLLSWLIYLLTKELFFQQFAIGSPQFSPETNNNLVSFFKHLFLLNGIFPSTPLSWNGPSWSISVEFFTYIIFYLFVISTPKKSLMIPLIFSILFYMALFLLKTGFLEISIGTEIVRCLAGFSLGIYIHRLKQLKEQKLKTKNEKKLNVYVLEIFSISLLCTSITLSGNIIFEFISILSMGIIIYVFSDKNSGSVGKVLETKYLKLIGKWSFSIYMVHSLVISVHKVIADILFPIGYNNLSGYITVIINFSILVMTILVSIFTFKFIEDKFRNKSKETNLKKILTKAPILKNSKKTTCSKL from the coding sequence ATGCTTTATAAGCTTGAAAGCTGGAGGGGAATGGCTGCTATTGCAGTTGTGCTTTTTCATTCTCCATTTAATTATTATAACGATAAAATTAGTTTTATAAACAACTCATACCTATTTGTTGATCTATTTTTTATTTTGTCTGGATTTGTAATGTCTTTTGTTTATACAGCAAAAATAAGAGAAGGGGGGCTAAGCTTTTTAGAGTTTTCTTTTCTTAGATTAGCTAGGCTATATCCTCTGCATTTATTTATGCTCTTATCTTGGTTAATATATCTTTTAACAAAGGAACTTTTCTTTCAACAATTTGCTATAGGTTCCCCTCAATTTTCTCCTGAAACCAATAACAATTTAGTATCATTTTTTAAGCATTTATTTTTACTTAATGGCATTTTTCCTAGTACTCCATTGTCATGGAATGGGCCTAGTTGGAGCATAAGTGTTGAGTTTTTTACTTACATTATTTTCTATCTATTTGTTATATCTACTCCTAAAAAAAGCCTGATGATACCTTTAATATTCTCAATTTTGTTTTATATGGCATTATTTCTACTGAAAACAGGTTTTCTCGAAATAAGTATTGGAACAGAAATTGTAAGATGTTTAGCTGGCTTTTCCCTAGGAATATACATTCATAGACTTAAGCAGTTAAAAGAACAAAAACTAAAAACTAAAAACGAAAAAAAATTAAACGTATATGTATTAGAAATTTTCTCTATTTCTTTACTATGCACTTCAATTACCTTATCAGGAAATATTATATTTGAATTTATATCCATTTTATCTATGGGCATAATAATCTACGTTTTTTCAGACAAAAATAGCGGTAGTGTAGGTAAGGTTTTGGAAACTAAGTATCTCAAACTTATTGGGAAATGGTCTTTTTCTATCTACATGGTTCATTCCTTGGTGATATCAGTACACAAAGTTATTGCAGATATTCTGTTTCCTATTGGTTATAATAATTTATCAGGTTACATTACTGTTATAATAAATTTTTCAATCTTGGTAATGACAATATTAGTTTCGATATTTACCTTTAAGTTTATAGAAGATAAATTTCGAAATAAATCTAAAGAAACAAATCTAAAGAAGATACTTACGAAGGCTCCCATTTTAAAAAATAGCAAAAAAACAACTTGTTCTAAGCTTTAA
- a CDS encoding multidrug efflux SMR transporter, with amino-acid sequence MNIIILSAILISISLSVAAQLFLKNGMSNEHVQKALAENLPSALIAISTNIFIILGLASYVASMGAWLYVLSKMEVSKAYPFVGLGFIGTMICAYWLLNEPLNPYKIIGTVFISVGVYLVSKS; translated from the coding sequence ATGAACATCATTATTCTAAGCGCTATCCTCATCAGTATAAGCCTTTCTGTAGCTGCACAGCTATTTTTAAAAAATGGCATGAGTAATGAACATGTACAAAAAGCCCTTGCGGAAAACCTGCCCTCGGCATTAATTGCTATTTCTACGAATATATTTATTATTTTAGGTTTAGCCTCCTATGTGGCAAGTATGGGGGCTTGGTTATACGTCTTATCAAAAATGGAAGTAAGCAAGGCATACCCTTTCGTTGGACTTGGCTTTATAGGCACCATGATATGCGCGTACTGGTTACTTAACGAACCTCTTAATCCTTATAAAATAATAGGCACTGTATTTATTTCAGTCGGTGTTTATTTAGTGTCTAAAAGTTAA
- a CDS encoding UbiA family prenyltransferase, whose translation MNRRADTLYVDLDGTFIKSDILFESFISAFKKRPIIIFLCFLWLLKGRAYLKDRLAIYSDINVNLLSKNSEFYAYLLEQKKLDRHIVLATASNQKYAEQICNNSEVLDDYISSDDKNNLKGKNKLDKIQSIASEFSYAGNSTEDFILFKHAQESILVNPSTKAKKLSIKSPTDLTFDVTQKSMKIWFKQLRIHQWLKNLLIFVPLLVSGLFFDVPKLIDVLLGFISFSCLASATYIINDLLDLESDRSHPRKCKRPLAASSISINKAIHCSLFLLFISFGLTFFIVSSFLFVLCLYLITTLLYSFCIKKYVGIDVITLASLYTIRIIAGSVILQVTTSFWLLSFSMFVFLSLALIKRCSELKSFEMNNQTHANGRDYNTADLPILMSFGTASAMLAVLMFCFYVNSNILANQYQEPNILWLILPALCYWLLRMWVKTNRGEMDDDPIVFAIKDTGSMLTIAFIGVIALLAQIL comes from the coding sequence ATGAATAGGCGAGCAGACACACTGTATGTTGATTTAGATGGGACATTTATTAAATCAGATATTCTTTTTGAAAGCTTTATCTCAGCCTTTAAGAAGAGGCCAATAATAATTTTTTTATGCTTTTTATGGTTACTAAAAGGTAGGGCATATTTAAAAGATAGGCTAGCAATATACTCAGATATTAATGTGAACTTACTATCAAAAAACTCAGAGTTCTACGCATACTTACTAGAGCAAAAGAAATTAGATCGCCATATAGTATTAGCGACCGCGAGCAATCAAAAATATGCAGAACAAATCTGTAATAATAGCGAAGTGTTAGACGATTATATTAGTAGCGATGATAAAAATAATTTAAAGGGTAAAAACAAGCTTGATAAAATTCAATCTATTGCGAGTGAGTTTTCTTACGCTGGCAATTCAACAGAAGATTTTATTTTATTTAAACATGCACAAGAAAGTATCTTAGTTAATCCATCGACTAAAGCAAAAAAGCTATCGATAAAATCGCCTACAGATTTAACTTTTGACGTCACTCAAAAATCAATGAAGATATGGTTTAAACAGTTACGTATTCATCAATGGCTTAAAAACTTATTAATATTTGTTCCTTTGTTAGTGTCTGGCTTATTTTTTGATGTGCCAAAACTAATTGACGTATTGTTAGGCTTTATTAGTTTTAGTTGCTTGGCATCGGCAACATACATAATTAACGATTTGCTCGACCTAGAATCAGACCGATCACATCCGAGAAAATGTAAACGCCCCTTAGCCGCTAGCTCGATCTCTATTAATAAAGCTATTCATTGCTCACTTTTTCTATTGTTTATTTCATTCGGATTAACTTTTTTCATTGTCAGTTCTTTTTTGTTCGTTTTGTGCCTTTATTTGATAACCACATTACTCTACTCTTTTTGCATTAAGAAGTATGTTGGGATAGATGTGATAACTCTGGCCTCTTTGTATACCATACGTATCATTGCAGGCTCTGTGATATTACAAGTAACGACTTCGTTTTGGTTGTTGTCATTTTCGATGTTTGTATTCTTAAGCTTAGCGCTCATTAAACGCTGCTCTGAGCTGAAATCGTTTGAAATGAATAATCAAACTCATGCCAATGGCAGAGATTATAATACGGCAGATTTACCCATACTTATGTCTTTTGGCACGGCATCTGCAATGCTTGCCGTATTAATGTTTTGTTTTTATGTTAATTCCAATATTTTAGCGAATCAATATCAAGAACCTAATATCCTATGGTTAATATTACCTGCCCTTTGCTACTGGTTACTGAGAATGTGGGTGAAAACAAATAGAGGAGAAATGGATGACGACCCTATTGTTTTTGCGATAAAAGATACGGGTAGTATGCTCACAATAGCCTTTATTGGTGTCATTGCATTATTGGCTCAAATATTATGA
- the glmS gene encoding glutamine--fructose-6-phosphate transaminase (isomerizing) translates to MCGIVGAIAERNVVEILLEGLRRLEYRGYDSAGVALLDDQGNLNRTRRIGKVKELADALHESPVKGTTGIAHTRWATHGGVTEANAHPHFSTERIAVVHNGIIENYQALRSDLTEKGYGFTSDTDTETIAHQVHFELDQCDDLLQAVQQSVKKFHGAYGTVIMDKQDPERIIVARSGSPLVIGLGIGENFIASDQMALLPVTRRFMFLEEGDVAEITRTSIKVYDANGQTVEREVNETDVEHDAGDKGGYRHYMLKEIHEQPAVVRNTLSGRLSETGISANIFGHGADELLAGIKHVQIIACGTSYHSGMTARYWLEQYANVSCNVEIASEFRYRKSFVHPNSLIVTISQSGETADTLAALRLAKEQGYAASLTICNVPGSSLVRESDLAFMTLAGAEIGVASTKAFTTQLTGFLMLTLALGQHNNMAKTDHDDIVKALHTLPAKLEETLLLTESIKDLAEEFADKHHSLFLGRGDQYPIAMEGALKLKEISYIHAEAYASGELKHGPLALIDDEMPVIVVAPNNELLEKLKSNVEEVRARGGIMYVFADKEAHFQSDDTMRVINVPHCEAAIAPIIYTLPLQLLSYYVAIIKGTDVDQPRNLAKSVTVE, encoded by the coding sequence ATGTGCGGAATTGTTGGCGCCATAGCCGAACGAAACGTAGTAGAAATTTTACTTGAAGGATTAAGACGACTCGAATATCGAGGATATGATTCTGCAGGCGTCGCCTTATTAGATGACCAAGGTAACTTAAACAGAACACGTCGCATAGGTAAAGTAAAAGAACTAGCCGACGCTCTGCATGAATCTCCAGTTAAAGGTACAACAGGTATTGCTCATACACGCTGGGCCACTCATGGCGGCGTAACCGAAGCCAATGCTCACCCACATTTTTCTACTGAGCGTATTGCCGTAGTACACAATGGTATTATCGAAAACTATCAAGCTTTACGTAGCGACCTAACCGAAAAAGGTTATGGCTTTACCTCTGACACAGACACAGAAACCATCGCTCACCAAGTGCATTTTGAATTAGATCAATGTGATGATTTATTACAAGCCGTACAACAGTCTGTGAAAAAATTCCACGGAGCATATGGCACAGTAATCATGGATAAACAAGATCCTGAACGCATTATCGTTGCCCGTTCTGGTAGCCCATTAGTAATTGGTTTAGGCATAGGCGAAAACTTTATCGCCTCTGACCAAATGGCATTATTACCAGTTACCCGCCGTTTTATGTTTTTAGAAGAAGGCGACGTAGCCGAGATTACCCGTACTAGCATTAAAGTTTATGATGCCAATGGTCAAACTGTAGAGCGTGAAGTTAACGAAACTGACGTTGAACACGATGCGGGCGATAAAGGTGGTTACCGCCACTACATGTTAAAAGAAATCCACGAACAACCAGCCGTTGTGCGTAACACCCTAAGCGGCCGTTTAAGCGAAACGGGCATTAGTGCCAACATATTTGGCCACGGCGCCGACGAACTACTCGCCGGTATCAAACACGTACAAATTATCGCCTGCGGCACCAGCTACCACTCAGGCATGACCGCTCGTTATTGGTTAGAGCAATACGCTAATGTGTCGTGTAACGTCGAAATAGCCTCTGAATTCCGTTACAGAAAATCATTCGTACACCCTAATAGTTTAATTGTGACTATTTCACAATCAGGTGAAACCGCCGACACTTTAGCTGCTCTAAGACTGGCCAAAGAACAAGGTTATGCAGCAAGCTTAACTATTTGTAACGTACCTGGTTCGTCATTAGTACGTGAATCTGACTTAGCCTTTATGACCTTAGCTGGCGCTGAAATTGGTGTGGCGTCGACTAAAGCGTTCACTACTCAGTTAACCGGCTTTTTAATGCTGACTTTAGCCTTAGGCCAACATAACAATATGGCTAAAACAGACCATGACGACATAGTTAAAGCCTTACATACATTACCAGCCAAGTTAGAAGAAACCCTACTGTTAACCGAAAGCATTAAAGATCTAGCCGAAGAATTTGCCGACAAACATCACAGCTTATTCTTAGGTCGTGGCGACCAATACCCTATCGCCATGGAAGGTGCGTTAAAGTTAAAAGAAATTTCGTATATTCACGCAGAAGCTTATGCATCAGGCGAACTAAAACACGGCCCATTAGCCTTAATTGATGACGAAATGCCAGTGATAGTGGTAGCCCCTAATAATGAGTTATTAGAAAAGCTAAAATCTAACGTCGAAGAAGTCCGTGCCCGTGGCGGCATCATGTATGTGTTTGCCGATAAAGAAGCCCACTTCCAAAGCGACGACACCATGCGCGTAATCAACGTACCCCACTGCGAAGCGGCCATAGCCCCTATTATCTATACTTTACCTTTACAGCTATTGTCATATTACGTAGCAATTATTAAGGGGACGGATGTGGATCAGCCAAGGAATTTGGCCAAATCTGTGACTGTGGAGTAA